From Pulveribacter suum, a single genomic window includes:
- a CDS encoding ABC transporter permease — MAAPAREEGFVRLWLAALAQLLRDQGAALLLLGAPVLYGFFYPWFYAPQVAQRVPVAVVVQDASSLSRQMLRFAQASPRIAPVLVTGDEREARQALLAGDVQGYALIAPDFKRDVLRAAQVVVPVYANGAYPLAAKQVQYGFAEAFGTVSAGVELRRLQAAGQSATQAAASRAPVSLQSVALFNPTEGYGSFVVAAVAILILQQTLLMGGALLVGSWREQGVAQADARTWLARLLALCTPGWLAGLFYFGWIFVWQDYPRGGNPLGALALLAVFTPAVAGLACLLGWWLAERERALQVAMFTSIPLAFLGGFTWPAEALPELLQWLRWLSPSTAGIEASLRLNQAGAPVEAVLPQLAWLALLALVGWSAMLVLGRRRGGGAFEAKSASSA; from the coding sequence ATGGCCGCGCCTGCACGCGAGGAAGGCTTCGTGCGCCTGTGGCTGGCCGCGCTGGCGCAGCTGCTGCGTGACCAGGGCGCTGCCCTGCTGCTGCTGGGCGCGCCGGTGCTCTACGGCTTTTTCTACCCCTGGTTCTATGCGCCGCAGGTCGCGCAGCGGGTGCCGGTGGCCGTGGTGGTGCAGGACGCCTCCAGCCTGTCGCGCCAGATGCTGCGCTTTGCCCAGGCCAGTCCGCGCATCGCGCCCGTGCTGGTCACGGGCGACGAGCGCGAGGCGCGCCAGGCACTGCTGGCGGGCGACGTGCAGGGCTACGCGCTGATCGCCCCGGATTTCAAGCGCGACGTGCTGCGCGCGGCGCAGGTGGTGGTGCCGGTGTATGCCAACGGCGCCTATCCACTGGCGGCCAAGCAGGTGCAGTACGGCTTTGCTGAGGCCTTTGGCACGGTCTCGGCCGGGGTGGAGCTGAGGCGCCTGCAGGCAGCCGGACAAAGCGCGACCCAGGCGGCGGCCAGCCGCGCGCCGGTCAGCCTGCAATCGGTGGCGCTGTTCAATCCGACCGAGGGCTATGGCAGCTTCGTCGTGGCGGCCGTGGCCATCTTGATCCTGCAGCAGACGCTGCTGATGGGCGGGGCGCTGCTGGTGGGCAGCTGGCGCGAGCAGGGCGTGGCGCAGGCCGATGCGCGCACCTGGCTGGCGCGCCTGCTGGCGCTGTGCACGCCAGGCTGGCTGGCGGGGCTGTTTTACTTCGGCTGGATCTTCGTCTGGCAGGACTACCCGCGCGGGGGCAATCCGCTGGGCGCGCTGGCGCTGCTGGCGGTGTTCACGCCCGCGGTGGCCGGCTTGGCCTGCCTGCTGGGCTGGTGGCTGGCCGAGCGCGAGCGGGCGCTGCAGGTAGCCATGTTCACCTCCATCCCGCTGGCCTTCCTGGGCGGCTTCACCTGGCCGGCCGAGGCGCTGCCCGAACTGCTGCAATGGCTGCGCTGGCTGTCCCCCAGCACGGCGGGCATCGAGGCGTCGCTGCGGCTGAACCAGGCCGGCGCGCCCGTCGAGGCGGTGCTGCCGCAGCTGGCCTGGCTGGCGCTGCTGGCGCTGGTCGGCTGGAGCGCCATGCTGGTGCTGGGACGCAGGCGCGGCGGCGGGGCGTTTGAAGCCAAATCGGCCTCCAGCGCTTGA